The sequence TGGTTGCCACCCGCCGAGATGGGCAAAAAATCTATTACTCTCTCAAAAACCCCAGGGTTAAGCAGGTAATCACCACCATGCACAGTATTTACTGCAACAGCCTTTAACCGTTTTACCAGGCTTTAAAAGCTATTAAGTAAGGAGAACCAAAATGAATGTAGACAGACTTGTTTTTGCTATCGCCGGAGCTTTTATTCTAATCAGCGTTGCACTGAGCCAACTGCACTCCGTGTATTGGCTGTGGTTTACCGTTTTCGTTGGAGCAAATATGCTTCAAGGTGCTTTCACCGGTTTTTGCCCACTGGCAATCTTTCTGAAAAAAGCAGGCAATCAACCCGGCTGCGCATTTAAGTAGAAATCAGGCGAAATACACGTCATTAACAGTTCCTTCTCGCCACACAGCCTACGGCAGCCTGCAAAATTCGCAGACTGCCTCTTATTGAGGCAACCACGGTTGCTAGCCAGCGGCGATAATACTCGAATCGGAATCTGCAATGCTTGCTCCCTCCTTGTTACGGACCTGATCTGCGATTCGAAACATGGGTATTTTTAACATCTCGACCAATTCATCACTGGCACCTGTTCTCTCAAGAGCTTTATCCATGCAACGCAACCACATATCACGCTCGTCCGGCCCGATATGATAATGCTCATGGGGCTCCGTCATACAAACAGTGCCATATTTATTCGCAT is a genomic window of Pseudomonadales bacterium containing:
- a CDS encoding DUF2892 domain-containing protein — protein: MNVDRLVFAIAGAFILISVALSQLHSVYWLWFTVFVGANMLQGAFTGFCPLAIFLKKAGNQPGCAFK
- a CDS encoding group II truncated hemoglobin; its protein translation is MQTARSPYEILGEEGIRELVGTFYDLMDELPDLRKLRQMHAENLAPMKEKLSEYLIGWMGGPPLYANKYGTVCMTEPHEHYHIGPDERDMWLRCMDKALERTGASDELVEMLKIPMFRIADQVRNKEGASIADSDSSIIAAG